One genomic segment of Chelonia mydas isolate rCheMyd1 chromosome 1, rCheMyd1.pri.v2, whole genome shotgun sequence includes these proteins:
- the LOC102943916 gene encoding olfactory receptor 52R1, translating into MSCLNTSTHSHPATFLLVGIPGLQEAQYWIAFSFFIMYVIAVLGNVIVLFIIYNDLSLHKPMYLFLTMLAVTDLVLATSTLPKMLSIFWLGSREIGFHACLIQMFFVHTFLSVESGILMAMALDRYVAICCPLRHSSILSVPAIVTMGSLVLARGILLVSPFSLLVHRLPFCQRCLISHSYCEHMAVVKLVCGDATVSVIYGLFVAFMVGGVDLFVITVSYAMILQAVLRLPCTDTRLKAFSTCASHLCVILSLYIPGLFTFLTHRFGHNVPDHVHILGANLYLLMPPMLNPVVYGVKTKQIRERVLRIFNQKGI; encoded by the coding sequence ATGTCATGTCTGAACACCAGcacccactcccaccctgccacCTTCCTCCTGGTCGGCATCCCAGGACTGCAGGAGGCCCAGTACTGGATCGCCTTTTCTTTCTTCATCATGTATGTCATTGCTGTGCTGGGAAATGTCATTGTTCTCTTCATTATATACAATGATCTGAGCCTGCATAAGCCTATGTACCTCTTCCTGACCATGCTGGCAGTCACTGACCTGGTActggccacatccaccctgcccaaaatgctgagcatcttctggctGGGCTCCAGGGAGATTGGGTTCCATGCCTGCCTCATCCAGATGTTCTTTGTCCACACCTTCTTGTCAGTGGAGTCGGGAATACTCATGGCCATGGCCTTGGATCGGTATGTGGCAATCTGCTGCCCCCTCCGGCACTCCAGCATTCTGTCTGTCCCAGCCATAGTGACAATGGGGAGCCTGGTGCTGGCACGTGGCATCCTTCTGGTgagccccttctccctccttgtCCACAGGCTGCCCTTCTGCCAGCGCTGCCTCATCTCCCACTCATACTGCGAACACATGGCCGTGGTGAAGCTGGTGTGTGGGGATGCTACAGTCAGTGTCATTTACGGCCTGTTCGTGGCTTTTATGGTGGGGGGGGTTGACCTGTTTGTCATCACTGTGTCCTATGCTATGATCCTCCAGGCCGTACTGAGACTCCCGTGCACAGATACCCGTCTCAAGGCCTTCAGCACCTGCGCGTCCCACTTGTGTGTCATCCTGTCATTATACATCCCTGGCCTCTTCACGTTCCTCACCCACCGCTTTGGCCACAATGTCCCCGACCATGTCCACATCCTGGGGGCCAATCTCTACCTGCTGAtgccccccatgctaaacccTGTTGTGTATGGGGTGAAAACCAAACAGATCCGGGAAAGGGTTCTCCGTATCTTCAATCAGAAAGGAATCTGA